The Pseudophryne corroboree isolate aPseCor3 chromosome 2, aPseCor3.hap2, whole genome shotgun sequence genome has a segment encoding these proteins:
- the LOC135050444 gene encoding olfactory receptor 56A4-like, whose translation MNLSLPMDNNLTMGTNFRNSSSLEFTFICFPEVPSWNITGFLIFFLLVALISNVTLLAVICAEPRLHHPMYYFLAMLSLADILHCTCATPRVLVILWTNAMTIQAAACFTQIFFTTMWSATTSSIFLVMAYDRYVAICHPLHYPTIVTNQLVVKATVFVMIRNLAVSLPLPLLAANLDYCSSREILHCFCENMSVEKLSCSDNSSTSIYGLVVFILVGGTDFLLIVISYLIILRTVVAARSFSAAFKAFRTCGSHLILIFLFYLTIATTIVSNRAVKEIPRPVHVLLCLIHQLLPPTLNPLVYGVMTMEIRHAIKRMLGKIQIYP comes from the coding sequence ATCTCAGTTTGCCGATGGATAATAATCTTACCATGGGCACAAACTTCAGAAACAGTTCTTCCTTGGAGTTCACCTTCATCTGTTTTCCCGAGGTTCCCAGCTGGAACATCACTGGTTTCCTCATCTTCTTTCTTCTGGTGGCTTTAATCTCCAATGTGACATTGCTGGCGGTCATCTGTGCTGAGCCTAGACTCCACCACCCCATGTATTACTTCCTGGCCATGCTCTCCTTGGCGGATATTCTTCACTGCACTTGTGCGACTCCCAGAGTTCTGGTGATCCTCTGGACAAACGCCATGACTATCCAAGCAGCAGCCTGTTTTACCCAGATATTCTTCACTACGATGTGGTCAGCCACAACATCTTCCATATTCCTGGTGATGGCATACGACCGTTACGTGGCTATTTGTCACCCTCTGCATTACCCTACCATTGTCACAAACCAACTTGTGGTGAAGGCCACTGTGTTTGTCATGATCAGGAACTTGGCTGTATCGTTGCCCCTACCCTTGCTGGCGGCAAATCTTGATTACTGCTCCAGTAGGGAAATTCTTCACTGTTTCTGTGAGAATATGTCAGTCGAAAAACTGTCCTGCAGTGACAATTCTTCCACCAGCATCTACGGCTTAGTGGTCTTCATCTTGGTTGGAGGTACAGATTTCCTGCTCATCGTTATATCATATTTAATCATTCTCAGAACCGTGGTGGCAGCACGTTCCTTCAGTGCTGCCTTCAAAGCTTTTCGCACGTGTGGCTCTCACCTTATTCTCATCTTTTTGTTCTACCTCACCATCGCCACCACAATAGTGTCTAATCGGGCAGTCAAGGAGATCCCTCGGCCTGTACATGTCCTGCTTTGTCTTATTCACCAGCTGTTGCCGCCAACTCTGAACCCACTTGTATATGGTGTTATGACCATGGAGATCAGGCATGCTATCAAGAGGATGTTGGGAAAGATTCAGATTTATCCGTGA